The Stutzerimonas stutzeri DNA window TGACCATCAAGCTGAACAAGGATGTGCCGATCTCCGACATCGAGGGGCTGATCAGCCAGCACAACCCCTGGGTCAAGCTGGTGCCCAATCATCGCGACGCCAGCATGCAGGAGCTGAGCCCGGCGGCAGTGACCGGCACGCTGAGCGTTCCGGTCGGGCGCCTGCGCAAGCTGAACATGGGCTCGCATTATCTGGGCGCGTTCACCGTCGGCGATCAGCTTCTGTGGGGTGCCGCCGAGCCTTTGCGCCGCATGTTGCGTATCCTGCTGGAACGTTGATGAGCATTGCTTGAAGTGCCGAAACGCCGCGATTCGTCGCGGCGTTTTCGTCTGCGCAGCGCGCCGCTCGGCGGCGCTGCTTGCAGCGATCAGCCATTTCGCTACAGTGCCCGTCCTGATGCATGGAGAAGATGATGCCCTCGCTTGTCGGAGTTGCGGTTGTAGAAGCGGTCAGCCTGGTAGGTGAGGCCCTGGTCGAAGTGCTCGAAGAGCGTGGATTTCCACTTTCCGAGCTGCACTTGCTGGATAGCGGCGAGGGTATCGGCCACAGCGTGCCGTTCAAGGGACGTAACCTGCGCACTGGCGATGCGGATCGGTTCGATTTCACTCGCGTGCAATTGGTGTTTCTCGTCGGAGCGAGCGATATGGCCGCTCGATGCCGAGTCAGCGCGAAGGCCGCTGGATGCAGAGTCATCGATCTGTCCGCTACGGTCGCGGTCGAGCAGCAGCCTTGTCTGGTGCCGGAGGTCAATGGTGGCCGAGTCGAGGCGATCTCCGATTGCCGCTGCTTCAGCAGCCCGCTGCCGGAGTCGGTCGCGCTCGCGATTGCGTTGGCACCTATCCAGCAGCAGCTGGATCTGCAGCGCGTTACGGTTACGGCTTGCCTGCCGGTCTCCAGTCGCGGTAGTGCGGGTGTCAAGGAGCTTGCGCGGCAGACCAGCGAGCTGCTGAACGCGAGGCCGCTCGAACCGCGGGTATTTGGTCGGCAAATGGCTTTCAATATGCTCGCCCAGGTCGAGGAGCTTGACGGCGCCGGGCATGCCGATCAGGAGCGACGTGTGGCAGCAGAGCTTCGGCAGCTGCTGGATCTTCCGAAATTGCGGGTTGCCGCAACCTTCATCCAGGTGCCGGTTTTCTTTGGCGAGAGTCTGGTGGTTTCTCTGCTGGGTGGCGCCGAAGCCGACATGCAATCGTTGACGGCAGCACTGGACGCGGCGCCCGGCATCGAGCTGGTCGAGGCTGGTGACTATCCGACCGCGGTCGAGGATGCCGTGGGGCAGGACGTCATTCATGTCGGCCGGGTCCGCCAAGGCACCAGCGACCCGCGTGAAGTCAATTTGTGGATTGTGTCTGATAACGTGCGAAAAGGCGCGGCACTGAATGCTGTGCAGTCCGGTGAGTTGTTGATAAAAGACTATCTGTAAAAGATACTTACTGGAAATTCAAAGAATATTTCTAGCCGATGCGCTGAACGGCTTATCGCTGAAGGGGAGCCACCGTAAGGTGGCGCGGGCAGTGAAATAAGACCCTCTCGTAGTTCGAGAAAAAGATAAACAAGGGATTAAATAATGGTTCGGGTTCGCAATCTGGTGCTGGCAATCGCGGCTGCTACCGCGCTGACTACAGAAATGGCCCATGCGCTTGGGTTGGGAGAGGTCACGCTTCAGTCGTCTTTGAATCAACCGCTGATCGCCGAAATCGAGCTGCTCGATGCCAAAAACCTGGCACCGGGAGAGGTGATTCCGGTTCTCGCCTCGCTTGAGGAATTCAATCGTGCCGGTATTGATCGCCAGTACTTTCTGACCGACCTGAAGTTCACGCCCGTACTGCGTCCAAACGGAAAAAGTGTCATCCAGGTTTCGTCGAGCAAGCCGGTACGCGAGCCATATCTCAATTTTCTCGTAGAGGTCCTCTGGCCTAACGGTCGCCTGCTGCGCGAGTACACGCTGCTGCTGGACCCTCCGCTTTATTCGCCTGAAACTGCTGCCGCTGCTGCGCCGCAGTTGCCTATTTCTGCCCCTGCTCGCGCCGTCGAGCCCGTTCGCACCGCACCGTCTCGTCCGGCAGCCGCACCTGCGGCGCCCGCTACTGGCGTTTCCGTGGCATCGCCAGCGCAGTCCGGTAGCGAATACAAGGTATCGGCTCGCGATACGCTGTGGGACATCGCGGAGCGTAATCGTCGTAACGGCACGGTCCATCAGACCATGCTGGCGATCCAGGATCTGAACCCCGATGCCTTCATTGGCGGCAATATCAATCGGATGAAGAGCGGGCAAGTGCTTCGTCTGCCTGATGCAGAGCAGATATCCCGCCGTTCGCAAGCTGAAGCGATCACCCAGGTCGCCGAGCAGAACGCTGCCTGGCGTCAGAGCCGAGGAGGCGCTGTAGCAGGTGCTCGTCAACTGGATGCGACCCGTCGCACCGAGGCCGGTGCTGCGCCGTCCCGTAGCGACTCCGGAGACAACCTCCGTCTTGTGGCTGCTGACGCCGGGAAGTCGACGGCAGGATCCGAAACCGGCTCTGCCGATGGTGGTAAGGCGCTTCGTGACAAGCTTGCGGTAACTCAGGAAAGCCTCGATTCCAGCCGGCGTGAGAATGACGAGCTGAAAGATCGGTTGAATGATCTGCAAGGGCAGCTGGAAAAACTGCAGCGGCTCATGCAGCTTAAAGATGATCAGCTGGCCAAACTGCAGGCGCAGCTCGGTGTGGAAGGGCAGGTTCCGGCCGCGTCCGGTGCCGAGAATGCCGGTCAGGCTGAGCCGTCTGCTGGCGCGCCGTCTGAAGGCGGTGCCGCTAACGAAAGCGCCGCACCTGATGAGCCGTCGGCTGGCTCGGGCACAGGTCAGCAAGACTCTGCGCCAGTCGCCGCGCCTGCCCCCGCTGAGCGTCCTGCGGCGGCGCAGCCGGCTGCCAAGCCCGCCGCGCCGGCCAGACCGGTCGCCCCCGCGGTAGAGCCTGAGCCTCGCGGGCTGATCGACGACCTGCTTTCGAACACCCTGCTGCTCGGCGTGGTCGGCGGTAGCGCACTGTTACTGCTGCTGTTGGGGCTCATGGCCTTGTCACGTCGTAACGCGATGAAGGAAGCCGAACTGCAGGAAAGCCTGCTGGCTGAAGAGGCTGTCGAAGACCTGCGCGTCGGAACGCCTGCTTTCGTCGATATCGGACAGGAGCATCCAGAGCCCGCCCCCTTTTCCGGCTCCGCCAGCACTGCGTCGGACGAGCTGACGTCTACCACTGGGGATGCCTTGGCCGAGGCTGACATCTATATCGCATATGGCCGCTTCAATCAGGCTGCCGAACTCTTGCAGAACGCACTCAATGACGAGCCGCACCGACGCGACCTGCGCCTGAAGCTCATGGAGGTCTACGCAGAGCTTGGCAATCGCGATGGTTTCGCTCGTGAAGAAAGCGAACTGCGCGAAATCGGCGGGGCTGCCGGCGAAGTCGAGCAGCTCAAGCAGAAGTACCCAGCCATGGCCGCTGCGCTGGCAGGTTCGGCAGTTGCGGCTGCGGCTGCCCATAAGAATGTGGATAGCCTCAGTCTTGATGACCTGCAGCTTGACGAGCCTGTTGCGCCGGCTGCAGGGCAGGATCTGGATGATGCCTTCGACCTCAGCCTGGATGATCTGGATATCGATCTGAATAACGAGCGTCCTACGGCGGTACCGGCTGACGACTCGCTGAACTTCGATGACCTGATGCTGGATGAGACTCCTGTCGAGCGGAACGAGTCGCCAGCTACAAGTGACTTCTCTTTCGAACTCGATCAGGGCGAAAGCCTGCAGGAAACTTCGCAGGAGAATATCTCCGACTTCTCCTTCGATCTCGAGGCTGAGAAAAGCACGCCGGCCGATAGCGAGTTTTCGCTGACTCTCGACGACGAGCCGACCGAAGCACCCACGGCTTTCGATGGTGACGATCTCGATTTCGAACTGGCCGAGCCGGTCAACACGAACACGCCTGAGCAGTTGCCAGAAGATTTCGATATTTCCCTGGACGAGCCTGAGGTGGAAGCTCAACCCCAGAGTTTTGCCGAGCAGTTGAATGTGGTCGAAGCTGAGCTGGATGATCTGTCCAATGATCTGAGCGAACCAACTCCGGTGCCGGCTGCGACGAGCGCTGCAGGCGGTGCGGACGATGACTTCGACTTCTTCTCCGATACCGATGAGACCACCACCAAGCTGGATCTTGCCCGCGCTTACATCGACATGGGGGATGCCGAAGGTGCTCGCGATATTCTGGACGAAGTGATTTCCGAGGGTAGCGACGTGCAACAGCAAGAGGCGCGCGAGATGCTCGCCAAACTAGCCTGATCATGAACCAAGCAGTACCCGAAACGGCAGCCGAAATGGCTGCCGTCGGCGTTTCCAGAATAGCTCTCGGTGTCGAATACAAAGGATCCCGTTATCGCGGGTTCCAACGCCAGCGCGCCGGTGTGCCTTCCATTCAGGAGTCGCTCGAGAATGCCTTGACCAGAGTCGCCGGTGGGCATCCCGTTACGCTCAGTTGCGCCGGCAGAACCGATGCGCTGGTGCATGCCAGCGGCCAGGTGGTGCATTTCGACACCCCGGTAGAACGGAGCATGCACGCCTGGGTAATGGGGGCGAACATGAACCTGCCGCCCGATATCAGCGTGACCTGGGCCAAGAAGATGTCCCCGCATTTTGATGCGCGTTTCAGTGCAATGGCCCGTCGTTACCGCTATGTGATCTATAACGATCAGATTCGGCCGGCGCATATGGCGGAAGAGGTCACCTGGAACCATCGCCCGCTGGATATCGAGCGGATGCGTGCCGCCGCGGCAGCGTTGGTTGGCACGCACGATTTCAGTGCGTTTCGTGCGCGGCAATGTCAGGCCAAGTCGCCGATCAAGACCATTCATCATCTCGAGTTGCTCCAGTTCGGACGGCTCATCGTGATCGACGTACGCGCGAACGCGTTCCTTCATCACATGGTGCGTAATTTTGCCGGTGTGCTGATGACCATCGGGGCAGGCGAAAGGCCGGTGGAGTGGGCTGCGCAAGTGCTGGAGTCGCGAGTTCGCCGCACAGGCGGCGTAACTGCTCATCCCTACGGCCTTTATCTGGTCGAGGTCGATTATCCGGCAGAGTTCGAACTACCTGAGCGCTACCTCGGTCCGCATTTTCTTTCCGGCTTGCCAGATGTGCGGCGCTGATGGGAGAGGCTCCGCAGCATTCGCTTGCAGCCGGCAGGTCTTTTGTTACCATCCGGTTTCCCTGTAGATAGGTAAGCTCCTTTGCCAGTCGTTCGCAGCAAGATTTGCGGCATAACCCGGGTTGAAGATGCGCTGATCGCGGCCAAAGCCGGCGCCGATGCCATCGGGCTGGTTTTCTATAGCAAAAGCCCGCGTGCGGTCAGCCTGCAGCGTGCGCGCGAGATCGTTGCCGCGTTGCCCCCATTCGTCACGACGGTAGGTCTGTTCGTGAACGCCAGTCGCTGTGAAATCAACGAGATTCTCGACGCCGTTCCGCTGGATATGCTGCAGTTCCATGGCGATGAATCGCCGGCACAGTGCGAAGGGTTTCACCGGCCGTGGTACAAGGCGTTGAGAGTAGGCGGCGGAGAGGATATAGCCGCGCAGGTGGCGCTCTATGCCAACGCCAGTGGCATTCTCCTCGATACCTTTGTCGCCGGCGTTCCTGGAGGCACAGGAGAGTGCTTCGATTGGTCGTTGATTCCGCCGAACTTGTCCAAGCCGCTGATTCTGGCAGGAGGGTTGACGGCGGATAACGTCGAACAGGCCATTGCCCAGGTTCGACCGTGCGCGGTGGATGTCAGCGGTGGTGTGGAGGCAAGCAAGGGCATCAAGGATGCCGTCAAGGTTGAAACCTTTGTCAGGCGTGTGCGCTCGGTCATGTGACGCCGGACCAGCCGGGGCCGTCCAGTAACGAGTCGCCGGTGGACCGGCACCGTTTCGCTGATTCATCTCCCCACGGGCGGTGATCAGGTTTTTGCGGCTGCGCCTCCAGGCGCGTCCGATGAGCGATCAGGAGAGCAGCAAGCCTCCGATCGCACAACGATCAATCTGCCTGCAGCGCGTGTGCGCTCGGGACTGAAGCTTTGGAGAACAAGAGCATGAGCAACTGGCTGGTAGACAAACTGATCCCTTCGATCATGCGCTCGGAGACGCAGAAGAGTTCGGTACCCGAAGGCCTCTGGCACAAATGCCCCTCCTGCGAGGCGGTACTGTACCGCCCCGAGCTGGAGAAGACCCTCGATGTATGCCCCAAGTGCCAGCATCACATGCGCATCGATGCGCGTACCCGACTCGACATCTTCCTCGATGCCGACGGCCGCGAAGAGATCGCTGCGGAGCTTGAGCCGGTCGACCGTCTGAAGTTCCGCGACAGCAAGAAGTACAAGGATCGTCTGTCTGCAGCGCAGAAGCAGACGGGGGAGAAGGACGCCCTGATCGCCATGAGCGGCAAGGTCCTCAACGTTCCGGTAGTGGCTTGTGCGTTCGAGTTTTCCTTTATGGGCGGCTCCATGGGTGCAATCGTGGGCGAGCGCTTCGTGCGTGCCGCTAACGTCGCTCTGGAAAAGCGCTGCCCGCTGGTGTGCTTCTCCGCCTCGGGCGGCGCACGCATGCAGGAGGCGCTGATCTCGCTGATGCAGATGGCCAAGACCTCCGCGGTCCTGGCACGCATGCGCGAGGAAGGCTTGCCGTTCATTTCCGTGCTGACCGATCCGGTCTACGGCGGCGTTTCCGCCAGCCTGGCGATGCTTGGTGACGTGATCGTAGCGGAGCCTAAGGCCCTGATCGGCTTCGCGGGTCCGCGAGTAATCGAGCAGACTGTGCGCGAGAAACTGCCGGAAGGCTTCCAGCGCAGCGAGTTTCTGCTTGAACACGGTGCGATCGATCTGATCATTCCCCGTGCCGAGCTGCGTAGCCGCCTCGCTCGCCTCTTGGCCCAGATGCAGAAACTGCCGACGCCGGTAGAGACCTCTCAGGTAACGGCCAAGGCATGACCAGCCGGAGCCTGGCCAACTGGCTCGCCTACCTGGAACAGTTGCACCCGACCGCCATCGACATGGGCCTCGATAGGGTTCGCGCGGTGGCGGCCAGGATGGCCATGACACGGCCGGCCCCTCTGGTGGTCACGGTCACTGGCACCAACGGCAAGGGCTCCACCTGTGCCTTCATCGCCTCGTTGCTGAATGCTCAGGGGCTCAAAATTGGCAGCTACAGCTCCCCCCACCTGTTGCGCTACAACGAGCGTGTTCTGCTGAGTGGTCGTGAGGCGAGCGACGCAGAGCTTTGCGAAGCGTTTGCCGTGGTCGAAGCGGCTCGTGGCGAGATTTCCCTTACCTATTTCGAAATGGGCACGCTGGCGGCGTTCTGGCTGTTCGAGCGTGCCGGGCTGGATGCCGTAGTGTTGGAGGTCGGGCTCGGCGGGCGGCTGGATGCCGTCAATATCGTCGATGCCGATCTGGCCGTGATCACCAACATCGGCCTGGATCATGCCGACTGGCTGGGCAATAGCCGCGAGAGCGTCGCGTACGAGAAGGCCGGTATCCTCCGCGAGGGCAAGCCCGCGCTCTGTGGTGACCTGGATCCACCACAGCCATTGCTGGACCATGCCAATTCGCTGAGTGCCCCCCTGCTGCTGCGCGGGCGAGATTTCGATCTGGCGATGGGGGCACGGGATTGGCATTGGCGGGGCGTCGACGCCGCTGGCGCGCCGCTGGAACTACACGGCTTGCCGATGCTCACCTTGCCAATGGAGAACGCGGCGTTAGCGTTGCAGGCCTACGCAATGCTCGGTCTGCCGTGGGACCCGGCAAGGCTGGCCCGCGCGCTTCTGCAGACTCGGGTCGTGGGGCGTCTCGATAGCCGACAGGTCCTCTGGAATGGTCGGCGGATTGCGCTGTTGCTGGACGTTGGCCATAACCCGCATGCCGCAGCCTTTCTCGCGCAACGTCTCGAACAACGGCCGGTCGTTGGGACAAGGCGGGCGGTCTTCGGGTTGCTGGCAGACAAAGACCTGACGGGCGTGCTCGATGCCCTGGCGCCATCGATTTCGGATTGGGCGGTGGCCCCGTTGCCTACGCCGCGGACGCAATCGGCTACACAGTTGGCTGCCGCACTGCTTGAGCGCGGTGCATCGGTCAGCGAGTATGCAACTATCGAGCAAGCACTCGATGCTCAGTGCGCCAGGGCGGAATCGGTCGACGAGATACTGGTTTTCGGTTCGTTCTACTGCGTGGCCGCGGCACTCGAGTGGCTGGAACAACAGGTAGGGGATGGTGGACATGGCACTGCTGGATAAAGGATTGCTGCAACGCATGGTCGGCGCGCTGGTGCTTATAGCGATCGCGGTCATATTCGTGCCGATGCTGTTCAATCGGCAGGACGACCTGCGGCATGTCACCGTTGATGCGCCCAGCATTCCAGCTGCACCAGTGGTGGCGGAGATCGAAATGGAGCCGGTCGACGTTCCGGAACCGCAGTCCGTACCCGAAGGCTTCGAGATCATCGAAGAAGGCGCCGAGCCGGACGCCGCGCCGCCTGCCGTCGCATCGGCTCCAGCACCCATCGAGCCCGTCGCGCCTGTCGCGCCGACAGCCTCCGCGCCAGCGACGCCCGAGCAGCCAGCACCAGCGAAGACTGAGCCACCGGTTGCGGAGCCGCGGCTCGACAACAATAACCTGCCTGTCAGCTGGTCGATTCAGCTGGCCAGCCTGTCGAATCGGGCAAGCGCGGAGAGTCTGCAGCAGACGTTGCGCTCCCAGGGCTACAACGCCTACATCCGCACGGCGGACGGCATGAATCGTGTGTTTGTCGGGCCGCTCGTGGAGCGCAGCGAAGCGAACAGGCTTCGCGATGTGTTGCAGCGCCAGCAGAAGCTGGACGGTTTCGTGGTGCGCTTCAAACCTGAAGGAAGCTGACTCGCTGAGCGGCTGGTCAGGCAGCGGATGGCCAGCCGCAGTTGTCCTCTCATCGCCGGGTCACTGGCGCGTACCCCTGGCGCTTGCGCTCTGCTAAAATGCGCCGCCTTTTCCTCCTTGCAGAAAACATCGTGGCATTCACCTGGGTCGATTGGGCCATCATCGCCGTCATTGCCGTTTCCAGCCTGATCAGCCTGAAGCGCGGCTTCGTCAAGGAGGCGCTTTCGCTGCTGACCTGGATCATCGCTGGCGTGGTTGCCTGGATGTTTGGTGGTGCGTTGTCCCACCACCTCGCTGAGTACATCAGCACACCGTCGGCCCAGGTGATCGCGGCCTGCGCGCTGTTGTTCGTGGCGACCCTGCTGGTCGGAGCGCTGGTGAATTTTCTGATCGGCGAGCTGATCAGGGTGACCGGTCTGTCGGGGACCGATCGGTTCCTCGGCATGGTATTCGGTGCCGCACGAGGTGGCCTCTTGATCGTGGTGCTCGCCGGCTTGCTGAGCCTCGGACCGGTGGAGCAGGACCTGTGGTGGCGCGAATCGGCATTGTTGCCACACTTTCTCCTGATCGCCGATTGGTCGAAGAACCTGATTCTCGGATTCAGCGGGCAATGGTTCGCTGGGTCGCTCAGCCCGCCGGGTTGATGTCTTTCGTTTACGGATGCTCGGCCTGCCGCGGTATCCGGTCTGCCTGTAATAACTGAGAGGTTCCTTGCATGTGTGGCATTGTCGGCATCGTCGGTAAGTCGAACGTCAATCAGGCGCTGTATGACGCGCTTACCGTACTGCAGCACCGCGGCCAGGACGCAGCCGGTATCGTGACCAGCCACGATGGGCGGCTGTTTCTGCGCAAGGACAACGGCCTGGTGCGCGATGTGTTCCAGCAACGCCACATGCAGCGCCTGGTCGGCAACATGGGCATCGGTCATATCCGCTATCCCACGGCTGGTAGTTCGAGCTCGGCCGAAGCGCAGCCGTTCTATGTGAACTCGCCGTACGGCATCACGCTTGCGCATAACGGCAACCTGACCAACGTCGACCAGCTGACCAAGGAAATCTACGAGTCGGACCTGCGCCACGTGAACACCAGCTCCGACTCGGAGGTGCTGCTCAACGTGTTCGCCCACGAACTGGCCGTGCGCGGCAAGCTGCAGCCGACCGAAGAGGACGTTTTCGCCGCCGTCAGCAAGGTCCACGAGCGTTGCCGCGGTGGCTACGCCGTGGTGGCGATG harbors:
- the truA gene encoding tRNA pseudouridine(38-40) synthase TruA, with translation MNQAVPETAAEMAAVGVSRIALGVEYKGSRYRGFQRQRAGVPSIQESLENALTRVAGGHPVTLSCAGRTDALVHASGQVVHFDTPVERSMHAWVMGANMNLPPDISVTWAKKMSPHFDARFSAMARRYRYVIYNDQIRPAHMAEEVTWNHRPLDIERMRAAAAALVGTHDFSAFRARQCQAKSPIKTIHHLELLQFGRLIVIDVRANAFLHHMVRNFAGVLMTIGAGERPVEWAAQVLESRVRRTGGVTAHPYGLYLVEVDYPAEFELPERYLGPHFLSGLPDVRR
- a CDS encoding aspartate-semialdehyde dehydrogenase, which gives rise to MPSLVGVAVVEAVSLVGEALVEVLEERGFPLSELHLLDSGEGIGHSVPFKGRNLRTGDADRFDFTRVQLVFLVGASDMAARCRVSAKAAGCRVIDLSATVAVEQQPCLVPEVNGGRVEAISDCRCFSSPLPESVALAIALAPIQQQLDLQRVTVTACLPVSSRGSAGVKELARQTSELLNARPLEPRVFGRQMAFNMLAQVEELDGAGHADQERRVAAELRQLLDLPKLRVAATFIQVPVFFGESLVVSLLGGAEADMQSLTAALDAAPGIELVEAGDYPTAVEDAVGQDVIHVGRVRQGTSDPREVNLWIVSDNVRKGAALNAVQSGELLIKDYL
- a CDS encoding FimV/HubP family polar landmark protein; this translates as MVRVRNLVLAIAAATALTTEMAHALGLGEVTLQSSLNQPLIAEIELLDAKNLAPGEVIPVLASLEEFNRAGIDRQYFLTDLKFTPVLRPNGKSVIQVSSSKPVREPYLNFLVEVLWPNGRLLREYTLLLDPPLYSPETAAAAAPQLPISAPARAVEPVRTAPSRPAAAPAAPATGVSVASPAQSGSEYKVSARDTLWDIAERNRRNGTVHQTMLAIQDLNPDAFIGGNINRMKSGQVLRLPDAEQISRRSQAEAITQVAEQNAAWRQSRGGAVAGARQLDATRRTEAGAAPSRSDSGDNLRLVAADAGKSTAGSETGSADGGKALRDKLAVTQESLDSSRRENDELKDRLNDLQGQLEKLQRLMQLKDDQLAKLQAQLGVEGQVPAASGAENAGQAEPSAGAPSEGGAANESAAPDEPSAGSGTGQQDSAPVAAPAPAERPAAAQPAAKPAAPARPVAPAVEPEPRGLIDDLLSNTLLLGVVGGSALLLLLLGLMALSRRNAMKEAELQESLLAEEAVEDLRVGTPAFVDIGQEHPEPAPFSGSASTASDELTSTTGDALAEADIYIAYGRFNQAAELLQNALNDEPHRRDLRLKLMEVYAELGNRDGFAREESELREIGGAAGEVEQLKQKYPAMAAALAGSAVAAAAAHKNVDSLSLDDLQLDEPVAPAAGQDLDDAFDLSLDDLDIDLNNERPTAVPADDSLNFDDLMLDETPVERNESPATSDFSFELDQGESLQETSQENISDFSFDLEAEKSTPADSEFSLTLDDEPTEAPTAFDGDDLDFELAEPVNTNTPEQLPEDFDISLDEPEVEAQPQSFAEQLNVVEAELDDLSNDLSEPTPVPAATSAAGGADDDFDFFSDTDETTTKLDLARAYIDMGDAEGARDILDEVISEGSDVQQQEAREMLAKLA
- the folC gene encoding bifunctional tetrahydrofolate synthase/dihydrofolate synthase, with the translated sequence MTSRSLANWLAYLEQLHPTAIDMGLDRVRAVAARMAMTRPAPLVVTVTGTNGKGSTCAFIASLLNAQGLKIGSYSSPHLLRYNERVLLSGREASDAELCEAFAVVEAARGEISLTYFEMGTLAAFWLFERAGLDAVVLEVGLGGRLDAVNIVDADLAVITNIGLDHADWLGNSRESVAYEKAGILREGKPALCGDLDPPQPLLDHANSLSAPLLLRGRDFDLAMGARDWHWRGVDAAGAPLELHGLPMLTLPMENAALALQAYAMLGLPWDPARLARALLQTRVVGRLDSRQVLWNGRRIALLLDVGHNPHAAAFLAQRLEQRPVVGTRRAVFGLLADKDLTGVLDALAPSISDWAVAPLPTPRTQSATQLAAALLERGASVSEYATIEQALDAQCARAESVDEILVFGSFYCVAAALEWLEQQVGDGGHGTAG
- the accD gene encoding acetyl-CoA carboxylase, carboxyltransferase subunit beta translates to MSNWLVDKLIPSIMRSETQKSSVPEGLWHKCPSCEAVLYRPELEKTLDVCPKCQHHMRIDARTRLDIFLDADGREEIAAELEPVDRLKFRDSKKYKDRLSAAQKQTGEKDALIAMSGKVLNVPVVACAFEFSFMGGSMGAIVGERFVRAANVALEKRCPLVCFSASGGARMQEALISLMQMAKTSAVLARMREEGLPFISVLTDPVYGGVSASLAMLGDVIVAEPKALIGFAGPRVIEQTVREKLPEGFQRSEFLLEHGAIDLIIPRAELRSRLARLLAQMQKLPTPVETSQVTAKA
- a CDS encoding phosphoribosylanthranilate isomerase, coding for MPVVRSKICGITRVEDALIAAKAGADAIGLVFYSKSPRAVSLQRAREIVAALPPFVTTVGLFVNASRCEINEILDAVPLDMLQFHGDESPAQCEGFHRPWYKALRVGGGEDIAAQVALYANASGILLDTFVAGVPGGTGECFDWSLIPPNLSKPLILAGGLTADNVEQAIAQVRPCAVDVSGGVEASKGIKDAVKVETFVRRVRSVM
- a CDS encoding SPOR domain-containing protein, with protein sequence MVDMALLDKGLLQRMVGALVLIAIAVIFVPMLFNRQDDLRHVTVDAPSIPAAPVVAEIEMEPVDVPEPQSVPEGFEIIEEGAEPDAAPPAVASAPAPIEPVAPVAPTASAPATPEQPAPAKTEPPVAEPRLDNNNLPVSWSIQLASLSNRASAESLQQTLRSQGYNAYIRTADGMNRVFVGPLVERSEANRLRDVLQRQQKLDGFVVRFKPEGS
- a CDS encoding CvpA family protein, producing the protein MRRLFLLAENIVAFTWVDWAIIAVIAVSSLISLKRGFVKEALSLLTWIIAGVVAWMFGGALSHHLAEYISTPSAQVIAACALLFVATLLVGALVNFLIGELIRVTGLSGTDRFLGMVFGAARGGLLIVVLAGLLSLGPVEQDLWWRESALLPHFLLIADWSKNLILGFSGQWFAGSLSPPG